CAAGCGTTCGGTTTAGATTCAGATATTCCCTTTGGTACGATTTCGCCTTCGGAGAAAAATCGGAAAGATATTTTTTCAGACGCAGAGTTTTACAAAGGGAATAATAAACCGCCTTCCTGGAACATTTGAGATTTTCGGGAGATTTCCTTTCGAACACGGCGGACTCGAAACCTTTCGCCAATTCTTTGAGGTATGAAGAACTTTCGTTCTTGGAAAACTGAGTTAGCAAGTTGCGGGAAGATTCTTTGGAATTAAAATTCAATTCTTTTAATATTTTTAGAAAAATACCCCCCAAAACGAGTTCGGATTCGGCGTTTGCAGTCAGGTTTAGTAGGGACTCGTAACGGCGAACGTCCTTGTTTAGGATGAAATATTCTCCCGCAAAAAAAAGAAAATCAGTTTTTTCTAATAGAGTTGAATTCTCGGGAAAGGAGTTGATTTCAGAATTCGACTGGAAGACGGTTCTTCCGTTTAAATTGAAAGAAAAACCGTCCGCACCTTTCGCCCATCCGAATTCCTGCTTTGTTTGAGCGGCGATCGAATGAGAATATACGAGACTCAAAAGTAGGCAAAAACGGAATTTAAAGGAAAGAAGCTTCAATGTTGATCAAACTAAAACGCCTTCTCTCTTTAGATCGCGTTTCATAAGGTCTTTCACAACTTCTTTCGGATTCTTGCCTTCGTAAAGCATTTTATAAACTTCGTTCGTAATCGCCATTTCGATCCCCAGCTTCTGTGAAAGTTCGTATGCGCTTTGAGTAGTCTTTATTCCTTCCGCGACCTCGTTCATACTGGAGAGAATTTGCTCCAAGGTTTCTCCTTTTCCCAAACGAAAACCGACCGTACGATTTCGGGATTGTTCTCCGCAACAAGTCAAAATCAAGTCTCCCATTCCGGAAGGCCCGAGAAAAGTCATCGGATCGGCGCCTAACTTCAGACCGATTTTCGTGATCTCGTTCAATCCTCTTGTAATTAAAGCCGCTCTTGTGTTTTGACCGAAGCCGAGACCGTCGCTGACTCCCGCCGCTAATGCGATCACGTTCTTTAAGGAACCTCCCACTTCCACACCGATCACATCCGGAGTCCAATAGGTTCGAAAATATAGAAAACTGAATATTTCCTGAACCTTACGAGCGGTCGCTTCGTTCCTAGAAGCAATGCTCACGATCGTGGGTACTTTTTGGATGATTTCTTTTGCAAAAGAAGGTCCGGACAAATACGAAAGATACGAGTGATATTTTCCGGGGAGTTCCGATTCGAAAATTTCGGATACGAGACGAAGCGTTCCGTTTTCGATTCCCTTACTTGCGGATACGATAGGAATTTTTTCGGGAAGGTATTCCTTAATCTCTCTTAAAATTTCGGTCAACGCATGAGAAGGCGGGGAGGATACGATCATGTCCTTCCCTTGAACGACGGCTCTTAAATCCTTGCTTGCCGTTAATTTTTCCGGAAGCGTAAAATCGGGCAGATGCTTATTATTGATATGATTACGGTTGATACTTTCGATTTGAGAGTCATTTCTACACCAGAGGATGACTTCGTAACCCTTATCCGCAAGAAGACTTCCCAAAGCGGTTCCAAAACTTCCCGATCCGATCACTCCAATTTTCATGAAGGCTCCTATTGTAAGGTTGAAATCGAAAGAATTTTCCGCCAAACGATTTCGAAACAACCATTCCCGACTCAATAATTTAGTTTACTCTTCTTTACCCGCAAACTATTTTTGATCTCCCATGTTCAATTTGAGGAAACTCATAGGTTTCGACCCGTTCGATTTTTTTGCAGGACATTCCTCAGAAAGCGAAAACCAAAAGAGCAATTATAAAATCACTCTTAAACTCCATTCTCTGAATAAAATTTTGAAAAAAAAAATTTTACAATCGGATGATCCTCTCGAATCTCTTGAGTTCGATTCCGGAAACGGGGTTCTCATTTTAACCGGACATTTTTCGATCAAAGGTTTGTTCTGGTCCCGATTCTTAAAAACGGATTCGGTCGATTACAACGTTAGCTTGGCTCCCGTTCGAGTGGTGCAAAATCAGGTTCGTCTTCAAATTCATTCCTTTCGATTGTTCAGCCATACTTCCAGAAAACTCGATCCGATTCGAATTTTTTCGAAAATATTTCAGTTTCACCGGCATTTTATTTTGGAAACGATTGTTGAGGAAATTCCGGAAATTCTTCGTCTAACAGGAATTCGAAACGTAATCACGGTAAATATGGATTATTTTCTTTCTGAAATTCCAGACCTCGCCGGAAATATTACGATTCAAAAGGTGATCCCCGAAAAAGGAAACGTGTTTTTGTTCGTAAAATCCGGAACGATTTTAAAACCGCTTCTCGATTTTTTCGGTCCGGAATACATTCGAATCGAACCGATTTCCGAAAATCAGGACACCCTTCTTCTTCTATGGAGAGACTAATCTTTAGAAAGGTTGGACATTCCATAAGCTATTTCTAAACTGAGTGTACAGGTTCTCTTTTTTAAAATGAGACTGTAGCGCAAAGGAGACGGTAACGCTCCGGGTCGATTGAAATGAAAATCATCTATCTGACTGATATCCATGACGGTCTTAGGGGCTTGAAGGAAATTCTTCAGCAAACGACGGCCGATCTATATCTCTTTTCCGGGGACATCATTTATAAAGCGTTCTTTAGCACCGACCGGATCATTGAATTCTGTACTATCCAGGAGGAAATGTATCGAATCTCCAAGGATCAAAAAGAAGAAATCAACGCGTATGATTATGCTACAAGAGCGATTCGTTTTCCCGAAAAACACAATCCGGATATAGTAGAAAAATCTAAAGAATACAGAACCCTCTTTCATCAAGCGGCAAAGACGATGAAGGAAAAATACGAACTTATCGAAATCCTCATTCAAAAATATTCCCGCGCCCCCGTAAGAGTTCTTCCGGGCAACTACGATATCGATCTTCAATACAGCGCCTTGTATGAGAGAGACGTCCACAGAAAAACTTTCGAACAGGACGGGTATAAGTTTGCGGGTTACGGAGGCGCTCCGATTCTCACTTCCGGAATTCCGGAGAAGTTAGCCGTTAAGTTTCACGAATACAATCGTAACGGAAAGAGTTACAGCGAACCGGAAGATTTTTTCAAAGAGGAACAACCGGATATAGTCGTCATTCACAATCCCGCCTATGGATTTTTGGATAAAATTCCTAATTACGGAAATGTGGGTTCCCAAGGAATTCGAAGATACTTGGACGAATACAATCCCATGCTTGTGGTTTCGGGGCATGTCCACGAAGATCAAGGTATTATCAAAAAGGGAAAAACCGTTTTCTTAAATCCTTCTAACTTTGGCGCGGTCGATTCGGTCTTCGGATTTCAACCGGGCGGGTTTTTCTCCGAAATATTTTTAGAAAACGGGCTTGTAGAAACCGTAAAATTGAATAGACTTGTGGATCACAAAATTCGCCTCTTAATGGATGTCGATTGTAAGGGGAATACTCCTTCGGTTACGTTTTTGAACCAAGATTCTGAGGTGTCGGCGGAAGATTTTGTGAGAGTCTGACAATGACGATCTCAGGTTTTAAAAACAATCCTACCATCCAAAAATTCACCGGTTTAAAAAGATATTTTCGATCCCACGAAACCACCATATCTCGGGAAAGAATCGAAGACTTTAAAAAATTCTCCAGATTGATCAATTTCGGAGGGGACGTGGTAGCGTTCGACATTTTAGGATCTCTTAATTTCGGTCAAGCGACCGCCGAATCCGATACGGATATTGTGATGTACACCCAATGCGAGAATTCGAAAATGGGCGAGTGCGGTATGGAGGATTGTTATAAGATCTCCCTATTCAAACATCTGTTTATGAACCTGGTGACCTACGAACACAATACGGTCGCGTATAAGCTCGAAATCGTGGACTGCATCAATCTCAATCAACTCGAAGAGGACATTCTCAACGGACAATCCGATTCGGAGCTTGTGATTCGATTCTGCTTTTATCGTTCGATTTGTAGAGGAGTCAATCGTAGGCTTTTGCGAAAATACGAACTTCAGATCGCTTCCAACATCTCTTTGAGTCGATCCTTGGAAGGATCCATCGAAAATTGTTTCGACGGGATTGTTCAAACCTCCCAACATACATATTCGTTTCACAAGTATTCCCACCGTTTGCAGGATAAAGGTATCGGTCTCCCGCCCACGATGGCCGCAAAAATCAAGGACTATCTGAAACAATGACCGGATTTTTAACTGTCGTATTATGTTTGGGAGTGGCCGCTGTTTTTTTTCATCTTCTCTATTCCGTGGATACGAGAAGGATCGACAACGCCGAAAAGAAAAGAGACGCACAAAACGGAGTCTCGAAGGAATACGGCGATCCTAAAAAAGTCTACGGTAAAAATTGGGATCCCAATCTTCCTAAACCCAGAATTTGTCCGGTCTGCGGAAAATACTTGCAAAAAATGGAATATTTATATGCCGTGATTGCAGAGCCGTCTTCTCCGGGCATTAAACGACACGCTAGAATTTACGGATGCAGATATTGTTACCTCGGCTTAAACGAGGAAACATCTTCCGAGACTCGAAGCGTAAATTCGCAAAATCAATATCCGGAACGGACTCCGACTGAAATCAAGGATGAAGAACTCGGTCTCTAAAACGGAAAACACAAACGTAAAAAACGAACTTCTTTTACCTGTGACGGTTATCAAAGGGGTTGGGGCTTCCAAGGCCGCGGCGCTTGCGTCCATAGGAATTTATACCCTTCAGGATCTTTTGAATTTTTTTCCGAGAAGATATTTAGATCGTAATCTTACAGACAATGTTTTTTTGAAAACGGGAGAAACCGTAACCTTGATCGTGGAAGTCATAGACGCCTATCTGGCCCACGGAAAGAAGTCGAGGCTCGTAGTCGGAACTAAAACGAAGAACAACGAAAGGATTTCGATCGTGTTCTTTCGGGGAGTGAGTTTTTTTCAGAAAATTTTTCAACCGGGAACAACGTTAGTTGTCACAGGTAAGCTTGAATACTTTCGAGGGTTTCAGCTGATTCATCCCGATTATGAGATTCTGGCGGGCGCGATCAAACCGACTTATGCGATAAATTCCGCAAATCTCAAAAAGAAAAGTCAACAGCAGGAACCGGAGGAGGAATTGGCGGAGCTTCCGGAGATGATCCACGCGGGAAGGATCATTCCTTTGTATTCTTCGGGGGAAGCTCTAAAATCGCAAGGATTGGATTCTAGAGGGTTTCGTAAAATTCTTTACTCGGCCCTGGAAAGATTGAAAGGCGGAATCTCCGAAATCCTTCCGAACGAAATCGTTAAACGAAGAAATTTGATTCCAAGAGAGGAATCTTACCGCGAGATTCACTTTCCGACAGACGAAATTTCTTTGGATGCCGCGAAGTACAGACTCAAATACGAGGAGTTATTCTATTTCAATCTTCTGATCGAACACAAAAAGAAAGAGAGGGAAAAAATCAAACGAGTTCTTTGGCCTTTGCCGGAATCGGAAACGGCCGACTCGGTTCGAAAAAACCTTCCTTTTCAGCTTACGGAAGATCAAAATTCCGCTCTTCAAAAGATCAAAGACATGACAAAAAAAGACCAGCCAATTGCCGTACTGTTGCAGGGTGACGTAGGTTCCGGAAAAACGTTAGTCGCTCTTTTGACGGCTTTGCGTTATATGGACAATCAGGTTCAGGTTTGTATGGTGGCGCCCACCGAAATCCTCGCAAGACAACACTATCAAACCGTTCTTTCCTTTTTGGGAAATATGCCGTTTTTAGGGATCGAACTTCTCGTCGGTAAAGAACCTAAAAAAAATCGATACGAAAAACTCTATAGAATCAAAAAAGGGGATACGTTATTCGTGATTGGCACTCACAGTGTCTTTCAAGAAGACGTTCGCTTCTCCGAACTGGGCCTGGTGATCGTTGATGAACAGCATAAATTCGGGGTCGATCAAAGGGAAACTCTTCGTTCCAAGGGCAAAAATCCGGACATTCTCGCGATGACTGCAACTCCGATTCCGAGAACTCTCTGTCTTACCCTATACGGAGATTTGGATTTGCTAACGATTCGATCCAAACCCAAAGGTAGGATGCCGATCCAGACGAAATGGTTTCAGGAAGATCGAAGAGAAGGGGTTTATAAATCCATTCGCAAATATGTTTCTTCGGGAAGGCAGTGCTACATCGTTTATCCTTTGGTGGAAGAATCGGAAAAAGTGGATCTCAAATCTTGCATCGAAGCTTACGAACATTTGAAACACGAGGTTTTTTCCGACTTCGAAGTAGGGCTCGTTCACGGAAAAATGGAAATCGAAGAAAAAGATCGAGTAATGCAGGAATTCTCCAAAAACAGAATTCAGATTCTCGTATCCACGACCGTGATCGAAGTCGGGATCGACGTTCCCAATGCCACAGTGATGGTCATCGAACACGCGGATCGTTTTGGAATTTCTCAATTGCATCAGTTGAGGGGGCGGGTCGGCCGCGGAGATCAGGAAAGTTTTTGTATTCTCATGACGGACTCTAAGGTTACCGAAGACGCGAAAGTTAGATTGGATGCGATGGTAAACTTCTCCGACGGATTTGCGTTATCCGAAATCGATCTTCAACTTCGGGGACCGGGAGAATTGATGGGAGTTCGTCAAAGCGGTCTTCCCGATTTTAAAATCGCGGATTTAAGAAAAGATTCCAAACTGATCGAATTGACCCGAGAAGATGCGACCTTGTTCGGAAATCCGGGAGATTTGGAAAAAGAGGAAATTCGAGGAAGATTCAGCGAAGGTAGACTTTTATTTTCGAATTAGTTGTTGTAAGCGAATGGACTTAAACTTCCCCAATGTCTTCAAGTTTGGAAGATAGACGAATATCGTTTAGTGGAAATTCGAAGCGATAATCTATGAAAACAAATTAAAATTCAATTGTGGGATCAACAAAACCGCTGCAATCGTCCGTTTCAGTGAAGTAGAAACGGATGGAGAATTAATTTTTCAATGACTCTACCGATCGCTATAAAATAGAGTATCGTTAGTTTAAACACGAATCTCACGTTTGGACGCGGAATTTTAGACACTCTATTATGTAGAGATGAGTAATAAACTTAAAAATATAAAACCCGATTCTTCCTCGATAATTACAAAAAGGTAATTTCAGTTTTTTGAAAAACGATTGAAGCAAACGTAAATTATGATTTTAATCCATAGGAGAAGGTTAAAATTTATGCAGACAAAAATTTCTATTTTGTTTTTTATCCTAGGGATTCTTTTTCCGCTAGCCGGAGCTTTCGCAAAGGAAAGTTTTTACGATTTTAAAGTAAAGGACATCAAAGGTAACGACATATCCCTTTCCAAATACAAGGGGAAAGTAGTAATGGTGGTTAACGTAGCTTCTAAATGCGGTTATACTTATCAATACGATAATCTTGAAAAAGTTTATAAAAAATACAAGAGTCAGGGATTCGTCGTAGTTGGTTTTCCGGCCAATAATTTCGGAAGCCAAGAGCCTGGAACCGATCAGGAAATTGAAACCTTTTGCAGAATCCAAAAAGGCGCCAGTTTTGATATGATGTCGAAAATTTCCGTCAAAGGAAAAGGCCAGCATCCTCTGTATTCTTATCTGATCGAAAATTCTCCGAATCCCGGAGAGATAGAATGGAACTTTGAAAAGTTTCTGATTTCAAAGGAAGGAAAAGTCGAAGCGAGATATCGTTCCGCGGTGGAACCGGACGCTTCGGTCGTAGCCCAAAAAATCGAGTCTCTTTTGAAATAGGTTTTTGGTTTTGAAAAATCATTATTTAAGAGCCTGTTTTTTTGCGATTTTATTGATCTTTTGTTCGGAAGATAGTTTAGCCTTTCCCGAAAGTAAACTTGAGAACGAGGAAGGTGCGCTTCCGTTTTCCATCCAAAAAGGGCCGACCGAGACAACGATTGATTTCGAAACTGTTTTAAAAGAATTTGAAAATTATGATATATTAATATTTGGAGAAGAACATGACGATATGATCGGTCATAAAATTCGCCTAGATTGGTTTAGGAAAATTGCTTTAAAAACTCCCGTAATCCTTTCTTTGGAAATGTTGGAAAGGGACCAACAAAAAACCTTAGACGAATATTTAAACGGTCAGATCGGAGAGAAGGCTTTTTTAAATTCCCTAACACTTTGGCCCAACTATTTAAGAGACTATCATCCTTTTATACGGTTTGCAAAGGAACACCGGGTTCCGGTTCTCGCATCCAACGTACCTAGAAAATACGTGAATCTGGTTTCTTCTTCCGGACTCGAAGCGTTGTTTAAGATTCGTTCCGTTTTTCTGCCTCCTAAATATCTCGTTCGTACTCTCTCTCAGGAAGATTACGAAACTAAAATTAAAAACACCCTCAAAGAACATCCGGGCATAAATTTAGACGCGAACACCGAAAAAAAATTTGTGGATGCCCAATATCTTTGGGATGCGGGAATGACTGACTCGATCGCGAATGCGTTTTTGACAAAAGGACGTAAGGTGATTCATATCAACGGTCGCTTTCACAGCGATGAGGGTTTTGGCGTCGTTTATAGACTGCGTAAACTTGGATTTAAAACCCTTTCGATTTCCATGTTCCCTTTGAAGGAGGGTAGCAAAATTCCAACTGAAATACTCAAGGGTTGCGATTTTACCGTAATTACGGAAAGGAGAAAAAAAGAGAATTAAAGTACTTGTCTGGAACTCTAGGGTTCTCCGACAATTAAGGGGATGATGGAAACGGGAATTCAAACCCTTAGAAGTTCTCGATTTTTGTGCCCCGAATGCGGAACGACTTCTCGTTTGCCGGAAGGAGTTCCTACGGGTTCCATTTTCAGATTAACCTGCTATCAGTGCGGTCACAAGGTTCTCGTAAAAACGGACATTCCAAAACCGCCCTCTGCTTCGACCTCGTCTCATATAAAGTCAATTTTCCCCTCCGATGAAATCCTACCTCATTCGAGACAGCCCA
The nucleotide sequence above comes from Leptospira weilii. Encoded proteins:
- a CDS encoding glutathione peroxidase, whose product is MQTKISILFFILGILFPLAGAFAKESFYDFKVKDIKGNDISLSKYKGKVVMVVNVASKCGYTYQYDNLEKVYKKYKSQGFVVVGFPANNFGSQEPGTDQEIETFCRIQKGASFDMMSKISVKGKGQHPLYSYLIENSPNPGEIEWNFEKFLISKEGKVEARYRSAVEPDASVVAQKIESLLK
- a CDS encoding ChaN family lipoprotein; translation: MVLKNHYLRACFFAILLIFCSEDSLAFPESKLENEEGALPFSIQKGPTETTIDFETVLKEFENYDILIFGEEHDDMIGHKIRLDWFRKIALKTPVILSLEMLERDQQKTLDEYLNGQIGEKAFLNSLTLWPNYLRDYHPFIRFAKEHRVPVLASNVPRKYVNLVSSSGLEALFKIRSVFLPPKYLVRTLSQEDYETKIKNTLKEHPGINLDANTEKKFVDAQYLWDAGMTDSIANAFLTKGRKVIHINGRFHSDEGFGVVYRLRKLGFKTLSISMFPLKEGSKIPTEILKGCDFTVITERRKKEN
- the recG gene encoding ATP-dependent DNA helicase RecG; translation: MKNSVSKTENTNVKNELLLPVTVIKGVGASKAAALASIGIYTLQDLLNFFPRRYLDRNLTDNVFLKTGETVTLIVEVIDAYLAHGKKSRLVVGTKTKNNERISIVFFRGVSFFQKIFQPGTTLVVTGKLEYFRGFQLIHPDYEILAGAIKPTYAINSANLKKKSQQQEPEEELAELPEMIHAGRIIPLYSSGEALKSQGLDSRGFRKILYSALERLKGGISEILPNEIVKRRNLIPREESYREIHFPTDEISLDAAKYRLKYEELFYFNLLIEHKKKEREKIKRVLWPLPESETADSVRKNLPFQLTEDQNSALQKIKDMTKKDQPIAVLLQGDVGSGKTLVALLTALRYMDNQVQVCMVAPTEILARQHYQTVLSFLGNMPFLGIELLVGKEPKKNRYEKLYRIKKGDTLFVIGTHSVFQEDVRFSELGLVIVDEQHKFGVDQRETLRSKGKNPDILAMTATPIPRTLCLTLYGDLDLLTIRSKPKGRMPIQTKWFQEDRREGVYKSIRKYVSSGRQCYIVYPLVEESEKVDLKSCIEAYEHLKHEVFSDFEVGLVHGKMEIEEKDRVMQEFSKNRIQILVSTTVIEVGIDVPNATVMVIEHADRFGISQLHQLRGRVGRGDQESFCILMTDSKVTEDAKVRLDAMVNFSDGFALSEIDLQLRGPGELMGVRQSGLPDFKIADLRKDSKLIELTREDATLFGNPGDLEKEEIRGRFSEGRLLFSN
- a CDS encoding NAD(P)H-dependent glycerol-3-phosphate dehydrogenase — translated: MKIGVIGSGSFGTALGSLLADKGYEVILWCRNDSQIESINRNHINNKHLPDFTLPEKLTASKDLRAVVQGKDMIVSSPPSHALTEILREIKEYLPEKIPIVSASKGIENGTLRLVSEIFESELPGKYHSYLSYLSGPSFAKEIIQKVPTIVSIASRNEATARKVQEIFSFLYFRTYWTPDVIGVEVGGSLKNVIALAAGVSDGLGFGQNTRAALITRGLNEITKIGLKLGADPMTFLGPSGMGDLILTCCGEQSRNRTVGFRLGKGETLEQILSSMNEVAEGIKTTQSAYELSQKLGIEMAITNEVYKMLYEGKNPKEVVKDLMKRDLKREGVLV
- a CDS encoding metallophosphoesterase family protein; this translates as MKIIYLTDIHDGLRGLKEILQQTTADLYLFSGDIIYKAFFSTDRIIEFCTIQEEMYRISKDQKEEINAYDYATRAIRFPEKHNPDIVEKSKEYRTLFHQAAKTMKEKYELIEILIQKYSRAPVRVLPGNYDIDLQYSALYERDVHRKTFEQDGYKFAGYGGAPILTSGIPEKLAVKFHEYNRNGKSYSEPEDFFKEEQPDIVVIHNPAYGFLDKIPNYGNVGSQGIRRYLDEYNPMLVVSGHVHEDQGIIKKGKTVFLNPSNFGAVDSVFGFQPGGFFSEIFLENGLVETVKLNRLVDHKIRLLMDVDCKGNTPSVTFLNQDSEVSAEDFVRV